CTGCCTTGCAGCGGACTGACTAATCTAGCACGAGCGCGACGATCGAGGCGCTGGGCAGCGAGGCGCAGGCCCCGTCGCCGTGCCTTGGAGCCATGCATGTTGCGAGGATCTCTCAAGCTCGGATCGCTCTTCGGCGTGCCGATCTTCATTCACTGGACCTTCCTCCTGCTGCTCGCGTGGTTCATGTCGGGGCCCCTGTTGGCGGGAGGGCCCGACGCCGTCGGCGCCAGCCTTCGCGTGGGGTTCTTTGTGCTGGCCATTTTCGGCTGCGTGCTGCTGCACGAGTTCGGCCATGTGCTTGCCGCCCGGGGCTTCGGCGTTCCGACGCGCGATGTCACACTGCTGCCCATCGGAGGCGTCGCGAGGCTGGAGCGCATGCCGGAGAAGCCGGCGCAGGAGCTCCTCGTGGCACTCGCGGGGCCGGCGGTGAATGTGGTCATCGCGGCGGTGCTGATTCCGTTGGTGCTCATCCTTGGAGGAGGCGCGGCGCTGGTTTCAGGCGAGGCCGGTGCCGAGGGCGCGGCGCGAAGCGATGTGGCCGGAGCGCTCCTGGGGCACCACGCGAACTTCCTTGCCGCGCTCGCGAAAGTGAATGTCCTGCTGGTCATCTTCAACATGATTCCCGCGCTGCCGATGGATGGCGGTCGCGTTCTGCGATCGCTGCTCGCGATGGTCACGGATCGAGCGCGGGCGACGGCAGTGTCGGCGGTGCTCGGGCAGCTTCTTGCGGTCGGGTTCGCGCTCCTCGGCGTTCTCTCGGGCAACATTCTGTTGATCGTGATTGCGGCGTTTGTCTTCCTCGGCGCGGGTGGTGAAGCGCAGGCGGAGCAGATCCGCTCCGCGCTCGTGGGATTGCCGGTTCGCGCGGCCATGATCACGCACTTCAAGTGCCTTCGAGCGTCGCAGCGACTCCGAGAGGCGGCTGGAGAGCTGCTTGCCGGAAGCCAGCAGGATTTCCCCGTGCTGCGTGATGACGCGATGGACCTCGACGCGACGGCGCTCGTGGGCGTGCTCACTCGATCGGATCTCGTGCGCGCCGTGGCCGCCGGACAGATGGACGATCGTGTTTCGACAGTGATGACGCCACTTGGGCCGTTCGCGCGCGAGGATGACGATCTGCGCGAGGTCTTGGAGCGAGCGCGACAGGGCGAGGGTGGCGTGCCACCCATCATCGGTGTGGTGCGCAGCGACCATGTCGGTGCACCTCTTCGCCTGGTCGGTTTGATCACGGCGGAGAATGTCACGGAACTCGTGATGCTCCGGCATGCCGCGATGGCCTCACGCCGATGAGTGGCGGCGGCACAACAACGACAGCCACGCCGATGGGACGAGTGGATCGTCGCGGGTGGGCGCCGCGCCTTCCGAGGCGCGGAGTGCGTCGCGTGGAGCGGTGGATTCAGACCTTCTTCGATTACCCGATCCGCGTGGTCCATCGACTTCACTTCGTCGGGTGGGAGCGCGTGCCGAGGGAGGTCGGGCCTGAGGGACTGATCATTGCGTCGAACCACACGGCCGAGGCCGATCCCGTCCTTCTTCAGACCCGCGTGGGTGCCACGATTCGCTGGATGATGGACCGAACGCAGATGACCCGCGCGGCCGCATGGCTCTGGCGTCAGCTCCAGATCATCCCCGTGGAGTTCAATCGACGCGATCGATCAGCGCTTCAGGATGGACTCGCGCACCTTCGGAGTGGTGGCGTGCTCGGCGTGTTTCCCGAGGGCGGCATCGAGGAGCCGCCGGAGCGCCTGCGCCCCTTTCAGCCGGGTGTCGGCGTACTGGCGGCGCGCAGTGGAGCGCCGGTGCTGCTCGTCTGGATGCACGGCACGCCTCGGGTTCGAGGTGTGCTTCGATCACTCTTCTCTCGGAGCCGAAGCGTGGTGCATGTGGTCGGGCTCTATCGATTCACCCGCGATGATGGGGATGGCGCGAGCGCCTCACCCGAACGAGGGGCCACGGATCCCGTGGTCGTGCGCATCGAGCCGCGCGGAATCGCGGAGTTCCTTCGACAGGAGCTCGCGAAGGTGAGCGGCTGGCCGATCGAGGCGGAGCCTCTGCCGCACTTGTTGCCGGCGGCGGCGAACCCCGAGAGAGCAGCGTCGTCACAGGCCGAGAGGCCATCGCCAGGCGATTGAAGGTCCAGCACCGAGCGAGGCGAAACACTCTTCCGCTCGCTGCGCGCGGTCACCCGTTGCGGCGCGACTCGAGGTCCTGCCAGCGATCAAAGAGCGCTCGCTCGTGCGCCTGCGCGCGATCGAGTTCTGCGCAGGCCTCGGCGAGCTTCGCGTGATCGGCGGTGACGGCGGGATTGCCGAGGCGCTGCTCCGCTCGAGTGACGGCCTCCTGCGCCGCGATGATGGCGGCTTCCATGCCGTCAAGCTCGCGCTGCTCGTTGTAGCTCAGCTTGCGACCGCTGCGACGGGGCGCCGAAACAGTGGATGACTCAGACGCACCGTCAGTCGGCGATTCGACCGCGGAGGATGGCACGCTGGGAGGTGACACCGGTTGAAGCGCCGACGCGCGGCTCGCCTCGGCGCGCCGTTCAAAGCGATGGAGCGCCGCGAGCGCCTGGACGAGATCGGTGACCACGGCGACTTCGCCACCGGGACCGCCGAGGACGACGATCTTCTGCGCCAGTCGTTCGAGCAGGGCCCGGTCATGGGTGACGAGGAGCACCGCACCCGGAAAGGAGGCGATCGTCTCCTCGAGCACCTCGAGTGTGGGAATGTCGAGATCGTTGGTCGGCTCGTCGAGCACGATCAAGTCCGCCGGGACGAGCATCATGCGCGCGAGTGAGACGCGCGCGAGCTCACCGCCTGAAAGTGATCGCAGCGGCTGGAGCAGTTGCTCATCGCGGAAGAGGAAGTGGCGGGCCCACGCCTTGACATGCATCGCGCGGTCGCGGAAGTAGATCACCTCTCCGCCGGGAGCGAGCGCATCGCGCAGGAGCATGTCCGGCGGCAGCACCTGTCGATGCTGTTCAAGCGTGGCCACGCGCGGCGGTGGATCGGCGAAGCGAATCGATCCGGAGTCAGGGGCGAGCAGACCCGTCAGCACACGGATGAGGGTGGTCTTGCCCGCACCGTTCGGGGCGAGCAGGCCAACTCGATCTCCGGGACCCAGTTCCAGATCGAGGTCGCGCAGGAGCGTGGCCTCGCTGAAGCCCTTGCTGATCTGCACCGCCTGCACCAGTCGGCGGGTCCGGCGGCCGCTCGAAGAGAAGTCGATTGATGGTCCCGAGGCGCGGGCTGCGGCGTTGCGTGCCGCGAGGTCGGCGAGGTCATCGCGGCGTTCAGCGCTCTCATCGATGCGCGAGCGGTTCTTCGTGCGCTGCGCCTCGACATTGCGATTGAGCCAGAGATCGTCGCGCCGGACCTCGTTGGCGAGCGCCGCGTGGGTGCGCTGCTGCGCATCGAGCGTTTCCCGCCGACGGCGCAGGAACTCGCGATAGTCACCACTCACGGAGAGCATGCCCCCGGCGAACGCGGGACTCACTTCGATCACGCGGGTGGCGACTCCGTCAATGAAAGCGCGGTCGTGCGAGATGAAGACGCACGCATTCGCACGAAGATCGCCACACCCGTGCACGAGCAGCGACTCGAGCCACTCCATGCCCGCGACATCGAGGTGGTTCGTCGGCTCATCGAGCAGAAGAAGATCGGGCGCCCCGTCGGCGCGGGCGAGCCCGCAGGCGATCGAGAGGCGCTTGCGCCAGCCACCGGAGAGAAGATCGACGGGTGTCTCCATCATCGACTCGGGGAATCCGACCTGCGCGAGGATCATGCGCCCGAGTACTTCCGCTTCGTGGAGATCGCCGTGGACTGAGGCGCTCTCTCGCGCGGCGAGCGCCGCCGCCGAGAGCGGTGTCGACTCGACCGGAAAGAGATCGACCTGCTCGACATGCACTCGACGCAGACCGCGCGGCACGATGACCTGCCCCGTGTCCGGTGTCTCGATGCCCGCCAGCATCCGCAGGAGCGTGCTCTTTCCTCCACCGTTCGGGCCGATGAGGGCCACGCGCTCGCCCTGGGCGACGAAGAACCCGAGCCCTCGAAAGAGCGTTCGGGCGGCGAGCGATCGCGAGAGATCGGTGGCGGTGAGCAGCATGCGGTGGCGCGCCGCATCGACCGTGGCGGCGACGGATGGCGCGCTTGGACAGGGTAGCGGGCGTCCGCGGGGAGTCTTCTTCCGTCTACGATCCGGTCCCGTGATCTCGCGACTTCGAGGCGAAGTGGTGCGTGTGGACGATGGCGTCGCGGAGATTCGCGCGGGGGACATCGTCTACGAGGTGATGATCCCTTCGGCCGATGAAGAGCGGCTTCGCGGCCAGGTGGGCGAGACGATCGAGTTTCACACGCTGCACTACCTTGAAGGTCAGGGCCAGGGGTCGAGTTACTGGCCGAAGCTGATCGGCTTCCGGACCTCGCTCGATCGTGAGTTCTTCGAGCTCTTTACGACGGTGAAGGGAATTGGCAATCGCAAGGCGCTTCGAGCGCTCCAGATGCCGTTCGGCATGGTGGCCGAGCTGATTGTGCGTCGCGATGTCTCGATGTTGACGACGCTGCCCGAGATCGGTCGCCGGACCGCGGAGGCGATCGTCGTTGAACTGAAGGGCAAGGCGGAGCGTTTCGCGTCGCTCGGTGTCGATGGTCCGGCGCCGGGTCAGGTGCAGAGTCAGGTGCAGAATCCGAAGTTGAACACCGCGCCAGGTGCGGCCGCGACATCGAGGTCCGCAGGTGGCGCGAAGCGGGCGGCTCCACAGGGGGCGGTGCGCTCCGCGGGGAGCGCCTTCACCGATGCGATTGAGATTCTGGTGCAACTGGGGGAGTCGAAGCCATCGGCGCGCCAACTTGTCGAGCGGGCGCTTGATCGCGAGCCTGAACTCGTGAGCGCCGACGCGATCGTGGCCGCCGCACTCCGTGGGCGGTGAGTCGCGGCGATCGGCTCGCTACGATCCGAAGCATGCGCTACGCCATGATCATGGCCGGCGGCTCGGGAACGCGCCTCTGGCCCCGTTCGCGCCGCTCGGAGCCCAAACAGTTGCTGCGGTTTGTTGGTGGAAAGTCGCTCCTCGAGATCGCGGGCGAGCGTCTGCACTCGGTGGTTCCGCAGGAGCGGCGCTTGGTCTGCGCGGCGGACGCCTATCGCGCGCGCATCCTTGCTGATCTCGCGTGGCTCTCGCCCTCGCGCTACCTCGGCGAGCCCGAGGGGCGCGACACGCTCAACGCGGTGGGTTTCGCGGCGGCGGTGCTGGCGAAGGAGGACCCTGAGGCGATCTTCGCGGTGCTGACGGCGGATCATGTCATCGAGCCGCAGGATGAGTTCGCGCGACGGCTTGACCTCGGCTTCCGGCTGGTCGAAGAGGAGTCGAGCCGCTTCGTCACCTTCGGCATCACACCGACCTTCCCGGCCACGGGCTATGGCTATGTGGAGCGCGGCGCGCCGATCCCGGGATCGGACGCGGCCAGCGACAACGGAGCTCCAGTCGTGGCCGACGCCACCAGCGGAAGCCGAGCCGCGGCAGGTGCGTTCCGCGCGAAGCGCTTCGTCGAGAAGCCCGATCGCGCGCGGGCGGAGGAGTACCTCGCGAGCGGCGACTTCTTCTGGAACAGCGGCATGTTCATCTTCCACGCTCGGAGCGTGCTCAAGGCCATCGAGTGGTTTGCGCCGGAGTCGGCCCGCGGACTGCACGAGATCGCGGGCGCATGGGGAAGTTCGGCACAGGAAGCGACAGTGGCGTCGGTCTACCCTCGCCTGCCGCGCATCAGCATCGACTATGGAGTCATGGAGCCGGCGTCAAAGGACCCGCGCATCTCGATCGTGGTGGTGCCCATGAATGTCCGGTGGATGGATGTCGGGAGTTGGCCGAGTTTCGCGGAGACGCTGGCAGCGGATGAGCAGGGGCACCGCGCTTCGAACGCGCGCGTGGTCCACCTCGGCTCCCATCGCGTGCTGGCCGTGAGTGACGATCCCAACCACATCATCGCCACCGTTGGGTGTGATGACCTGATCGTGGTCCGGACAAAGGATGCGACACTCATCTGTCGAGCAGACCAGGCCGAGAAGGTGAAGGAGATCGCAAGTCTCGTCCCGCGCGAAGTGCAGTGAGCGCATGAACGGTCGTGGCAGCGCCCCTCGGGCGGAGTCCGCACCATGTGTTCAGGGCCCGGGCTCGCGTCGCAGAAAGTCCTCGAGAATGGCGGCGGCGGCGAGGGCGTCTCGAAGCGCCTTCTTCTGGCCGTGCGTGCGCCCGCTTCGGGCCATGCGCGCGTCGGCTTCGCTGCTGGTGAGGCGCTCATCCTGAAGGTGAACCGGGAGAGAGAACTTCGCGGCGAGGTCCCGCGCGAGTTCCTGAATCGACTTCGCCGCAGGTCCCTCGCTTCCATCCATATTGAGCGGGAGTCCGACCACCAGTGCGTCGGGGGCGTGTTCGCACAGGAGTGTGGCGAGCGCATGAAGGAGCGGCGGCCCGATCGGCGCTTGGAGCACGGTCAGCGGTTGGACCAGCCGCACGACATCGTCACCGGCCGCCACGCCAGTGCGCTTCGCTCCGATGTCGAGGGCCAGGTAGCGCATGATTGGCAGCGGATCACCGTTTCCCGAGGGCGACGGCGCACTCCGCGCTCACCGGGACGGAGGTGCCTTCGTTCGGGGTCCGCCGGGGTGGGCGCCGGGGTCGATCGGAGTCTGATCGCCGCAGGCCGCACGGTCGAGGTACCAGCGCATCTCGCCCGCAACGGGATGAATGCCCTTGATGGGCAGCGCGTGGTAGTCATCGCTGCCCGTGGCGACGCGCGAGATCATTGATGCCTTGTTCGCGCCGACCACCAGCACGGCGATGAAGCGAGCCGCGTTCAGCAGCGGATATGTCATGGTGACGCGGGGCGGTGGCGTGACCGTAGGACCATCGCAGATGCCGACCCACCGTTCGCGTTCATTCAATACTTCGGTCTCCGGAAAGAGACTCGCCGTGTGCCCGTTGTCACCCATGCCGAGCAGCACGAAGTCGAGTCGATCCTGCCCTCGCTCGCGCCATCCCAGCGCCTCGCGAAGGGAGCGCTCGTAGCGCGCGGCGGCGTCCTCTTCCATGGCCAGCATTGGATGGACCTGGTCCGCGGGAATGTCCGAGTGTTCCACGATGATCTCGTGAATGTGACGATAGTTGCTCTTCTCATCTTCGAATGGAACGCGCCGCTCGTCGACGATCCAGAGGTGCGTGCGACGCCACGGCATGGAGCGGTAGTTCGGGTCGGTCATCAGCCGCTCGTAGAACGGCAACGGCGTTCCACCGCCGGAGAGCGCCAGGTGGAAGTCACCGAGCTGGCGCACACAGTTGAGGGCGTGCGCGATCAAGTCGCCCGCGAGGCGTTCATGCAGGCGCTCCGGTGTGTTGGCGGCGAAGACGCCACCGGGAAGCGCCGGCGTGATGATCGGCGGATCCTCGGCAATCCGGATTGGATCGGGGACGGACGCGTCCATTGCTCGAATGCTACCGCGACCTGCTCAAGGGAAGTCCCGTGCGGCGAACTACTTCCGGTCCATGATGACGCGCCAGGTTCCGCCATCATCGATGGCTCGCCAGAGCGGAGCCGCGAGCCGATCCTTGTAGCCGCGGGCCTTCACCTGAAGCAGGAGCGTCTCTGAACTGGGCAGGCGAAGCTCGGGGGTGAACCCGTCGGCGTCGGTGGTGACCTCAAAGGCATGGGGACTCTCGGGGAGTCCATTCCTCAGGCGACCGAAGGTGACGGTGGCGCCAGAGATCGGGCGCCGCTTCTGGTCGAGAACGCGCATGCGCTGCGCCTTCCATTCAAGCGGCTGGATCCGCAACTCCACCGACGAGGTCTGGGCACCATTGAGGTCCACGAAGACATCGTCATGATTCGCCAGGCGAGCCGTGTACCGGTTGCGAAAGCCCGACCAGGAGTCGAGGACGGCGCGGCCGGTGGCGTCGGTGAAGACGCGCTGCAATGGAGGAAACCCCCACTCTGGCTCATCGCCGGGAAGGGGCAGGTAAAGGAAGGTCGACCCCAGCACCTCGCACCCCGCCACCGGTCTCCCCGAGTGATCGACGACGAAGACTTCAACCATGCCGCGCCGAAGCGGGCGCATGACCACGGGCACCTCGATCTTCGGCATCAGGTCATCCCAGAGCAGGATGCGCTGCCACGGCGCATCGGGATCGGGTTCGCTCGAGGCGTCCGCGCGGAGGGCCATGGCCGTCGGCATTCGACGAAAGACACCGACGGCGGTCGGCTCATACCCCTGTCTGAGGAAGGTCAGGTTGGTCGGGTTCGGTGGAATCGGCACCGTGGCTGTGCCGGTGAAGTCACTCTCGTGAGGCGGTCGTCGCGAAGGCAGCGGAGAGAAGATTGAGACGCTGTGGCGATAGATGCGCACTCCCTCGAGCGGGAGTTGTGAATCGGTGTCAGCCACCTGGAAGGGAATGGGCTTTGCGCACCCTGATGCTGCGACTGTGGCGAGAAGCACTCCGATCACCGCGGCGACGCGAATGAGGCGAGCGGAGTCCCAACCCCAACCTGGCAGTCGGAGCTTGCGCATGCAAGTCGCAGGAACGGCACGATCCATCGGAAGGTTGTATCACCTTCGCCGGGTGAAGTTCACTGGATGCCCGACGCCCCGGCTTCAAGCGCCTTGCCCGTGGGCACGGGGAGTGGATTGAGGTCATAGCCCGCTTCGACCAAGGTCCGTTCGAGCCGTTTGTAGGCCGCGAAGGCAT
This sequence is a window from Phycisphaeraceae bacterium. Protein-coding genes within it:
- the pgl gene encoding 6-phosphogluconolactonase, producing MDASVPDPIRIAEDPPIITPALPGGVFAANTPERLHERLAGDLIAHALNCVRQLGDFHLALSGGGTPLPFYERLMTDPNYRSMPWRRTHLWIVDERRVPFEDEKSNYRHIHEIIVEHSDIPADQVHPMLAMEEDAAARYERSLREALGWRERGQDRLDFVLLGMGDNGHTASLFPETEVLNERERWVGICDGPTVTPPPRVTMTYPLLNAARFIAVLVVGANKASMISRVATGSDDYHALPIKGIHPVAGEMRWYLDRAACGDQTPIDPGAHPGGPRTKAPPSR
- a CDS encoding site-2 protease family protein, coding for MLRGSLKLGSLFGVPIFIHWTFLLLLAWFMSGPLLAGGPDAVGASLRVGFFVLAIFGCVLLHEFGHVLAARGFGVPTRDVTLLPIGGVARLERMPEKPAQELLVALAGPAVNVVIAAVLIPLVLILGGGAALVSGEAGAEGAARSDVAGALLGHHANFLAALAKVNVLLVIFNMIPALPMDGGRVLRSLLAMVTDRARATAVSAVLGQLLAVGFALLGVLSGNILLIVIAAFVFLGAGGEAQAEQIRSALVGLPVRAAMITHFKCLRASQRLREAAGELLAGSQQDFPVLRDDAMDLDATALVGVLTRSDLVRAVAAGQMDDRVSTVMTPLGPFAREDDDLREVLERARQGEGGVPPIIGVVRSDHVGAPLRLVGLITAENVTELVMLRHAAMASRR
- a CDS encoding ABC-F family ATP-binding cassette domain-containing protein, which codes for MLLTATDLSRSLAARTLFRGLGFFVAQGERVALIGPNGGGKSTLLRMLAGIETPDTGQVIVPRGLRRVHVEQVDLFPVESTPLSAAALAARESASVHGDLHEAEVLGRMILAQVGFPESMMETPVDLLSGGWRKRLSIACGLARADGAPDLLLLDEPTNHLDVAGMEWLESLLVHGCGDLRANACVFISHDRAFIDGVATRVIEVSPAFAGGMLSVSGDYREFLRRRRETLDAQQRTHAALANEVRRDDLWLNRNVEAQRTKNRSRIDESAERRDDLADLAARNAAARASGPSIDFSSSGRRTRRLVQAVQISKGFSEATLLRDLDLELGPGDRVGLLAPNGAGKTTLIRVLTGLLAPDSGSIRFADPPPRVATLEQHRQVLPPDMLLRDALAPGGEVIYFRDRAMHVKAWARHFLFRDEQLLQPLRSLSGGELARVSLARMMLVPADLIVLDEPTNDLDIPTLEVLEETIASFPGAVLLVTHDRALLERLAQKIVVLGGPGGEVAVVTDLVQALAALHRFERRAEASRASALQPVSPPSVPSSAVESPTDGASESSTVSAPRRSGRKLSYNEQRELDGMEAAIIAAQEAVTRAEQRLGNPAVTADHAKLAEACAELDRAQAHERALFDRWQDLESRRNG
- a CDS encoding 1-acyl-sn-glycerol-3-phosphate acyltransferase, whose protein sequence is MGRVDRRGWAPRLPRRGVRRVERWIQTFFDYPIRVVHRLHFVGWERVPREVGPEGLIIASNHTAEADPVLLQTRVGATIRWMMDRTQMTRAAAWLWRQLQIIPVEFNRRDRSALQDGLAHLRSGGVLGVFPEGGIEEPPERLRPFQPGVGVLAARSGAPVLLVWMHGTPRVRGVLRSLFSRSRSVVHVVGLYRFTRDDGDGASASPERGATDPVVVRIEPRGIAEFLRQELAKVSGWPIEAEPLPHLLPAAANPERAASSQAERPSPGD
- a CDS encoding NTP transferase domain-containing protein, translating into MRYAMIMAGGSGTRLWPRSRRSEPKQLLRFVGGKSLLEIAGERLHSVVPQERRLVCAADAYRARILADLAWLSPSRYLGEPEGRDTLNAVGFAAAVLAKEDPEAIFAVLTADHVIEPQDEFARRLDLGFRLVEEESSRFVTFGITPTFPATGYGYVERGAPIPGSDAASDNGAPVVADATSGSRAAAGAFRAKRFVEKPDRARAEEYLASGDFFWNSGMFIFHARSVLKAIEWFAPESARGLHEIAGAWGSSAQEATVASVYPRLPRISIDYGVMEPASKDPRISIVVVPMNVRWMDVGSWPSFAETLAADEQGHRASNARVVHLGSHRVLAVSDDPNHIIATVGCDDLIVVRTKDATLICRADQAEKVKEIASLVPREVQ
- a CDS encoding carboxypeptidase regulatory-like domain-containing protein, producing the protein MRKLRLPGWGWDSARLIRVAAVIGVLLATVAASGCAKPIPFQVADTDSQLPLEGVRIYRHSVSIFSPLPSRRPPHESDFTGTATVPIPPNPTNLTFLRQGYEPTAVGVFRRMPTAMALRADASSEPDPDAPWQRILLWDDLMPKIEVPVVMRPLRRGMVEVFVVDHSGRPVAGCEVLGSTFLYLPLPGDEPEWGFPPLQRVFTDATGRAVLDSWSGFRNRYTARLANHDDVFVDLNGAQTSSVELRIQPLEWKAQRMRVLDQKRRPISGATVTFGRLRNGLPESPHAFEVTTDADGFTPELRLPSSETLLLQVKARGYKDRLAAPLWRAIDDGGTWRVIMDRK
- the ruvX gene encoding Holliday junction resolvase RuvX; the protein is MRYLALDIGAKRTGVAAGDDVVRLVQPLTVLQAPIGPPLLHALATLLCEHAPDALVVGLPLNMDGSEGPAAKSIQELARDLAAKFSLPVHLQDERLTSSEADARMARSGRTHGQKKALRDALAAAAILEDFLRREPGP